Proteins from one Mycolicibacter virginiensis genomic window:
- a CDS encoding glycosyltransferase family 39 protein, giving the protein MVHVAVATRYGWFPDEFYFVICGRHPAWGYVDQPPLVPLLAHAAEALPGGGLFTVRLLAITAHVGCVVSAALLAAEFGGRRLAQVMAAAAVAACPAFVGLSMFFGPTVTDQLVWLTVLTLVARALRLDTTPSWLLAGAAAGIGLENKHTAVVLIAGIAAGLVMFRRETLRTPRPWLAAGLAVLVAAPNLWWMAQHGWPNLQFARMISQHSRDTLGSLIQLPLLTIGLAGPLLVVLWVFGIRWLASPAQREHRWTLVVVAVALVIFTCASGRPYYAAPVFAVLFAAGAVRVESARTARLHLNGMGEHGWPPLRWTATLAASFVGAVLLCLPVLPVSTAQALRSINPWLASTYGWPQFTKQVVAAASSLPAHVPIFTGYYTEAGALSILGPAADLRHPVYSAHNNYALWGPPKGRPDTVLCVGDFPRSYLLEYWSEVTELAPIIADDGEHTWETDRTIYLCQQPRGTWAEMWPSLSHFH; this is encoded by the coding sequence ATGGTGCACGTGGCGGTAGCGACGCGATACGGCTGGTTTCCCGATGAATTCTATTTCGTAATTTGCGGCCGCCACCCGGCGTGGGGATATGTCGATCAACCACCCCTGGTGCCGCTGCTCGCGCATGCCGCCGAAGCTCTCCCCGGTGGTGGTCTATTCACGGTGCGGTTGTTGGCTATTACCGCGCACGTCGGGTGCGTTGTGTCGGCGGCTCTGCTGGCGGCGGAATTCGGCGGCCGTCGTCTGGCCCAGGTCATGGCTGCCGCCGCCGTTGCAGCCTGTCCGGCATTCGTCGGCCTCTCCATGTTTTTCGGCCCAACAGTCACCGATCAATTGGTCTGGCTGACCGTGCTCACGCTGGTGGCGCGGGCACTACGCCTCGACACCACGCCATCCTGGCTACTTGCCGGCGCGGCCGCCGGAATCGGGCTGGAGAATAAACACACCGCCGTAGTACTGATTGCTGGAATCGCCGCGGGCCTGGTGATGTTCCGGCGCGAGACGCTGCGTACACCACGGCCCTGGCTTGCCGCCGGCCTGGCGGTTCTCGTCGCCGCCCCAAACCTTTGGTGGATGGCGCAGCATGGGTGGCCGAATCTGCAGTTTGCGCGGATGATCTCGCAACATTCGCGCGACACGCTGGGTTCATTGATTCAACTGCCACTGCTGACAATCGGGCTTGCCGGCCCGCTACTGGTGGTGCTCTGGGTGTTCGGGATCCGATGGTTGGCGTCACCGGCCCAGCGTGAGCATCGTTGGACCTTGGTCGTGGTTGCGGTCGCATTGGTCATCTTCACCTGCGCTAGCGGCCGGCCCTACTACGCGGCCCCGGTGTTCGCAGTGCTGTTCGCGGCCGGAGCAGTACGTGTCGAGTCCGCTCGTACAGCCCGCTTGCATCTCAACGGAATGGGCGAGCATGGCTGGCCGCCGCTGCGCTGGACGGCCACTCTTGCGGCGTCGTTCGTGGGCGCCGTTCTGCTGTGCCTGCCGGTGCTGCCGGTCTCGACGGCCCAGGCGTTGCGCTCGATCAACCCGTGGCTTGCCTCGACATACGGCTGGCCGCAGTTCACCAAACAGGTCGTCGCCGCGGCTTCATCGCTGCCCGCACACGTTCCGATCTTCACCGGTTACTACACCGAAGCCGGCGCGTTGAGCATTCTGGGGCCAGCCGCCGACCTTCGCCATCCGGTTTACAGCGCGCATAACAACTACGCCCTGTGGGGCCCGCCGAAGGGCCGCCCGGACACCGTGCTTTGCGTGGGCGACTTCCCGCGCAGTTACCTACTTGAGTACTGGTCCGAAGTGACGGAATTGGCGCCGATCATCGCCGACGATGGCGAACACACCTGGGAAACCGATCGCACGATTTATCTGTGTCAGCAGCCTCGCGGCACCTGGGCCGAAATGTGGCCATCCCTTAGCCATTTCCACTGA
- the whiA gene encoding DNA-binding protein WhiA, with protein sequence MTAEVKDELSRLVVSSVSARRAEVAALLRFAGGLHIVAGRVVVEAEVDLGVIARRLRKDIFDLYGYNAIVHVLTASGMRKSTRYVLRVTKDGEALARQTGLLDLRGRPVRGLPAQVVGGSVADAEAAWRGAFLAHGSLTEPGRSSALEIGCPGPEAALALVGAARRLGVSAKAREVRGADRVVVRDGEAIGALLTRMGAQDTRLVWEERRIRREVRATANRLANFDDANLRRSARAAVAAAARVERALAILGDTVPDHLASAGKLRVEHRQASLEELGRLADPPMTKDAVAGRIRRLLSMADRKAKQDGIPDTESAVTPELLEDA encoded by the coding sequence ATGACGGCCGAAGTCAAGGACGAGCTGAGCCGTCTCGTGGTCAGTTCGGTGAGTGCACGCCGCGCCGAGGTCGCGGCGCTGCTGCGCTTCGCCGGCGGACTGCACATCGTGGCCGGTCGGGTCGTGGTCGAAGCCGAGGTGGACCTGGGGGTCATCGCGCGGCGGCTGCGCAAGGACATCTTCGACCTGTACGGCTACAACGCGATCGTGCATGTGCTCACCGCCAGCGGGATGCGCAAGAGCACCCGCTATGTGCTGCGCGTGACGAAGGACGGTGAAGCTCTGGCCCGTCAGACCGGGCTGTTGGACCTGCGCGGGCGCCCGGTGCGGGGCCTGCCAGCCCAAGTTGTCGGTGGCAGTGTCGCTGACGCCGAAGCTGCCTGGCGGGGAGCCTTTTTGGCGCACGGATCCCTGACCGAGCCGGGCCGCTCGTCGGCCCTGGAGATCGGCTGCCCGGGCCCGGAGGCCGCCCTGGCACTGGTCGGCGCGGCGCGCCGGCTCGGGGTCAGTGCCAAGGCCCGCGAGGTGCGGGGCGCGGACCGGGTGGTGGTGCGCGACGGCGAGGCGATCGGGGCGCTGCTGACCCGTATGGGTGCCCAAGACACCAGGCTGGTCTGGGAAGAGCGTCGGATCCGCCGCGAGGTGCGGGCGACCGCTAACCGGCTGGCCAACTTCGACGACGCCAACCTGCGCCGCTCCGCGCGGGCGGCCGTGGCGGCGGCGGCGCGGGTGGAACGGGCGCTGGCGATCCTCGGCGACACCGTGCCCGATCATCTGGCTTCGGCCGGCAAGCTGCGCGTTGAGCACCGGCAGGCTTCCCTGGAGGAGCTGGGTCGGCTGGCTGACCCGCCGATGACCAAAGACGCGGTGGCAGGACGCATCCGGCGGCTGCTGTCGATGGCCGACCGCAAGGCCAAGCAGGACGGCATTCCCGACACCGAGTCGGCGGTCACCCCAGAGCTGCTCGAAGACGCCTAG
- a CDS encoding gluconeogenesis factor YvcK family protein, with translation MSVEPAHGNPSIVALGGGHGLYATLSAARRLTPHVTAVVTVADDGGSSGRLRGELDVVPPGDLRMALAALASDTPKGQLWATILQHRFGGSGALAGHPIGNLLLAGLNEVLADPVAALDELGRMLGVKGRVLPMCPIALQIEADVAGLEADPRLFRLIRGQVAIATTPGKVRRVRLLPGNPPATRQAVDAIMSADLVVLGPGSWFTSVIPHLLVPGLASALQNTTARRALVLNLVAEPGETAGFSVERHLHVLAQHAPGFTVDHIIIDAGRVPSEREREQLRRAATLFAAEVRFVDVARPGTPLHDPGKLAAALDGVRSIDVSTLTVPTPVATHAEGGGRQSGVSGPSGLGPGGDKSWR, from the coding sequence GTGAGCGTTGAGCCCGCGCATGGCAATCCGAGCATCGTCGCGCTCGGTGGTGGGCATGGCCTGTACGCGACATTATCGGCTGCCCGCCGGCTGACCCCACACGTCACCGCAGTGGTGACCGTTGCCGACGACGGCGGCTCGTCGGGTCGGCTGCGCGGTGAGCTCGACGTGGTGCCGCCCGGTGACCTACGGATGGCGCTGGCGGCGCTGGCCTCAGACACCCCGAAGGGCCAGCTGTGGGCGACCATCTTGCAGCACCGCTTCGGCGGCTCCGGTGCCCTGGCCGGACACCCGATCGGCAATCTGTTGCTGGCCGGTCTGAACGAAGTGCTGGCCGACCCGGTGGCCGCGCTCGACGAACTCGGCCGGATGCTGGGAGTCAAAGGGCGGGTGCTGCCGATGTGCCCGATAGCGCTGCAGATCGAAGCCGACGTGGCTGGGTTGGAAGCCGACCCTCGACTGTTCCGGCTGATTCGGGGCCAGGTGGCCATCGCAACCACCCCGGGCAAGGTGCGCCGGGTGCGGCTGTTGCCGGGCAACCCGCCGGCCACGCGCCAGGCGGTGGACGCCATCATGTCCGCGGATCTGGTGGTGCTCGGCCCGGGCTCGTGGTTCACCAGCGTGATCCCGCACCTGTTGGTGCCAGGGCTGGCCTCGGCGCTGCAGAACACCACGGCCCGACGCGCCCTGGTGCTCAACCTGGTGGCCGAACCGGGGGAGACCGCCGGATTCTCCGTGGAGCGACACCTACACGTATTGGCTCAGCACGCGCCGGGTTTCACCGTCGACCACATCATCATCGATGCAGGCCGGGTGCCCAGCGAACGCGAGCGTGAGCAGCTGCGGCGTGCCGCCACGTTGTTCGCTGCCGAGGTTCGGTTCGTGGACGTGGCGCGACCTGGTACACCTTTACATGACCCAGGAAAGTTGGCGGCGGCGCTGGACGGGGTTCGGAGCATCGACGTATCGACGTTGACCGTTCCGACACCGGTCGCGACGCATGCCGAGGGCGGGGGCCGGCAATCCGGCGTGAGTGGACCGAGCGGGCTCGGGCCGGGAGGTGACAAGTCGTGGCGATGA
- the rapZ gene encoding RNase adapter RapZ, with product MTTESPKGVRERDVAGPGDGAGIDVVLVTGLSGAGRGTAAKVLEDLGWYVADNLPPDLITRMVDLGLAAGSRITQLAVVMDVRSAGFTGDLDSVRTELATRGINPRVLFMEASDDVLIRRYEHNRRSHPLQGQQTLTEGIAAERIMLAPVRAVADLVIDTSVLSVRELRESIEEMFGGDAVIAPTSITVESFGFKYGLPMDADMVMDVRFLPNPHWVDELRPHTGQHPAVRDYVLGQPGADEFLEGYHRLLALVVSGYRREGKRYMTLAIGCTGGKHRSVAIAEALARLLDAEDDNDELSVRVLHRDLGRE from the coding sequence ATGACCACGGAATCACCGAAAGGCGTACGGGAGCGCGATGTCGCCGGACCCGGAGACGGCGCCGGTATCGATGTGGTCCTGGTGACCGGGCTCTCCGGGGCGGGGCGCGGAACCGCGGCGAAGGTCCTGGAGGACCTGGGTTGGTACGTCGCCGACAACCTGCCTCCAGACCTGATCACCCGCATGGTGGATCTGGGGCTGGCGGCGGGGTCCCGAATCACCCAGCTGGCAGTCGTGATGGATGTGCGCTCGGCCGGTTTCACCGGCGATCTGGACTCGGTGCGCACCGAACTGGCCACCCGTGGCATCAATCCGCGCGTGCTGTTCATGGAGGCCAGCGACGACGTACTGATTCGGCGTTACGAGCACAACCGCCGCAGCCACCCGCTGCAGGGCCAGCAGACCCTCACCGAGGGGATCGCGGCCGAACGGATCATGCTGGCGCCGGTGCGTGCGGTGGCTGATCTCGTCATCGACACCTCGGTGCTCAGCGTGCGCGAGCTGCGGGAGAGCATCGAGGAGATGTTCGGCGGCGACGCGGTCATCGCGCCCACGTCGATCACGGTGGAGTCCTTCGGCTTTAAGTACGGCCTGCCGATGGACGCCGACATGGTCATGGACGTGCGCTTCCTGCCCAACCCGCATTGGGTCGACGAACTGCGTCCGCACACCGGGCAGCATCCGGCGGTACGCGACTACGTTCTGGGCCAGCCCGGCGCCGATGAGTTCCTCGAGGGCTACCACCGGCTGTTGGCCCTGGTCGTGAGCGGCTATCGGCGAGAGGGAAAGCGGTACATGACCCTGGCCATCGGGTGCACCGGCGGCAAACACCGCAGTGTGGCCATCGCCGAGGCGTTGGCGCGGCTGCTGGATGCCGAGGACGACAACGACGAGCTGTCGGTGCGAGTGCTGCACCGGGATCTGGGCCGCGAATGA
- the uvrC gene encoding excinuclease ABC subunit UvrC — protein MADPATYRPAPGSIPVAPGVYRFVDPHGRVIYVGKAKSLRSRLTSYFADIAGLHPRTRQMVTTAAKVEWTVVNTEVEALQLEYNWIKEFDPRFNVRYRDDKTYPVLAVTLNEEYPRLMVYRGPRRKGVRYFGPYSHAWAIRETLDLLLRVFPARTCSAGVFKRHQQIGRPCLLGYIGKCSAPCVGRVSAEEHRRIVDDFCDFLAGKTDRLVRSLEQQMLAASDELDFERAARLRDDVAALKRALEKQAVVLGDGTDADVVAFAEDELEAAVQVFHVRGGRVRGQRGWIVEKPGDPGDADSSLGQLVEQFVTQFYGDQAELEGAADEPTNPVPREVLVPCLPANADELTSLLSELRGSRVSLRVPLRGDKRALAETVERNAKDALQQHKMKRAGDFTARSAALQNIQESLGLSDAPLRIECVDISHVQGTDVVGSLVVFEDGLPRKSDYRHFAIREAAGEGRSDDVASIAEVTRRRFRRHLDAEVLAPEGKSRKFAYPPNLYVVDGGAPQVNAAAAVLAELGITDVATIGLAKRLEEVWVPSEPDPIILPRQSEGLYLLQRIRDEAHRFAITYHRSKRSKRMTESVLDAVPGLGEHRRKVLISHFGSVARLKGATVEELTSIPGIGAATAAAVLEALGADGAAGAAEQQRMSG, from the coding sequence GTGGCAGACCCCGCGACCTATCGTCCGGCGCCCGGGTCAATCCCCGTCGCGCCCGGCGTCTACCGGTTCGTCGACCCGCACGGCCGGGTCATCTACGTGGGCAAGGCGAAAAGCCTGCGGTCACGGCTGACGTCCTACTTCGCCGACATCGCCGGCCTGCACCCGCGGACTCGCCAGATGGTGACTACCGCCGCCAAGGTGGAGTGGACGGTGGTCAACACCGAGGTCGAGGCGCTCCAGCTGGAATACAACTGGATCAAAGAGTTCGACCCGCGGTTCAACGTCCGCTACCGCGACGACAAGACCTACCCCGTGTTGGCGGTCACCTTGAACGAGGAGTACCCGCGGCTGATGGTCTACCGCGGGCCACGCCGCAAGGGAGTGCGCTACTTCGGGCCCTACTCGCATGCCTGGGCGATTCGCGAAACCCTGGACCTGCTGCTGCGGGTCTTTCCGGCCCGCACCTGCTCGGCGGGCGTCTTCAAGCGTCACCAGCAGATCGGCCGGCCCTGCCTGCTCGGCTACATCGGCAAGTGCTCCGCGCCGTGCGTCGGTCGGGTCAGCGCCGAGGAACACCGGCGGATCGTGGACGACTTCTGCGACTTCCTGGCCGGCAAGACCGACCGGCTGGTCCGCAGTCTCGAGCAGCAGATGCTGGCTGCCTCCGACGAACTGGACTTCGAACGCGCCGCGCGTCTGCGCGACGACGTCGCCGCCCTGAAACGCGCCCTGGAGAAGCAGGCCGTGGTGCTTGGCGACGGGACCGACGCCGACGTGGTGGCGTTCGCCGAGGACGAGCTGGAAGCGGCGGTTCAGGTGTTTCACGTGCGCGGCGGCCGGGTGCGTGGGCAGCGCGGCTGGATCGTCGAGAAGCCCGGCGACCCCGGCGATGCCGACAGCTCCCTGGGGCAGCTGGTCGAGCAGTTCGTCACCCAGTTCTACGGCGACCAGGCCGAACTGGAAGGCGCGGCCGACGAGCCGACCAACCCGGTGCCACGCGAGGTGCTGGTGCCGTGCCTGCCGGCCAACGCCGACGAGCTGACCAGCTTGCTTTCTGAGCTGCGCGGTTCGCGGGTCTCGCTGCGGGTCCCGCTGCGCGGCGACAAGCGGGCGCTGGCCGAGACGGTCGAGCGCAACGCCAAAGATGCACTGCAACAACATAAGATGAAGCGGGCCGGGGATTTCACGGCCAGATCCGCTGCGCTGCAGAATATTCAGGAATCCCTGGGCCTGTCCGACGCCCCGCTGCGCATCGAATGCGTCGATATCAGTCACGTGCAGGGCACCGACGTCGTCGGTTCGCTGGTGGTGTTCGAGGACGGCCTGCCCCGCAAGTCGGACTACCGTCACTTCGCGATTCGGGAGGCCGCCGGGGAGGGACGCTCCGACGATGTGGCCTCGATCGCCGAAGTGACGCGGCGCCGGTTCCGTCGGCACCTGGATGCCGAAGTCCTTGCTCCCGAAGGAAAATCGCGTAAGTTCGCCTATCCGCCCAACCTCTACGTGGTGGACGGCGGTGCGCCGCAGGTCAATGCCGCGGCCGCGGTGCTGGCCGAGCTCGGCATCACCGACGTCGCGACCATCGGCCTGGCCAAACGATTGGAGGAGGTGTGGGTGCCGTCCGAACCGGACCCGATCATCCTGCCCCGGCAGAGCGAAGGGCTCTACCTGTTGCAGCGGATCAGGGACGAGGCGCACCGGTTCGCCATCACCTACCACCGAAGCAAGCGGTCCAAGCGGATGACGGAGTCGGTGCTGGACGCGGTGCCCGGGCTGGGCGAGCATCGACGCAAGGTGCTGATCTCCCATTTCGGTTCGGTGGCACGACTGAAAGGGGCTACCGTCGAAGAGCTCACCTCGATCCCGGGGATCGGCGCGGCGACCGCCGCGGCTGTCCTCGAGGCGCTGGGAGCCGACGGCGCGGCGGGCGCCGCTGAACAGCAACGGATGTCGGGATGA
- a CDS encoding PH domain-containing protein, whose protein sequence is MMRLGVWIVAILIVSIHVVVSVLLTIRSSGVIFRTYDRVAVVVLGLIVAGALLLLTRARVRAGESGVSVRNALSDRLIPWSQVVGVTFPPGKRWARLELPDDEYIPLVAIQSADKEHAVEAMRELRALVARYRPAAPPSGRA, encoded by the coding sequence ATGATGCGCCTTGGCGTATGGATCGTTGCGATCCTGATTGTGAGCATCCACGTCGTGGTGAGCGTGTTGCTGACCATCCGTTCCAGCGGCGTGATCTTTCGTACCTATGACCGGGTGGCAGTCGTCGTGCTGGGCCTGATCGTCGCCGGCGCGCTGCTGCTGTTGACGCGGGCCCGTGTGCGGGCGGGCGAGTCCGGGGTATCGGTCCGCAATGCGCTTTCAGACCGGTTGATTCCCTGGTCCCAGGTAGTCGGCGTGACCTTCCCGCCGGGCAAGCGCTGGGCCCGGCTGGAGTTGCCCGACGACGAATACATTCCGCTGGTAGCCATCCAATCCGCCGATAAAGAGCACGCAGTCGAGGCGATGCGGGAGCTGCGGGCCCTGGTCGCGCGCTACCGGCCCGCCGCACCGCCTTCCGGCCGGGCCTGA
- the ribH gene encoding 6,7-dimethyl-8-ribityllumazine synthase produces the protein MSPAAGVPDMPALDASDVRLAIVASTWHTRICDALLAGARKVAADAGIAEPTVVRVLGAIEIPVVAQEVARNHDAVVALGVVIRGATPHFDYVCDAVTQGLTRVSLDAATPVANGVLTVNDEAQALDRAGLPDSTEDKGAQAAAAALSTALTLRELRAAL, from the coding sequence ATGAGTCCAGCCGCAGGAGTGCCGGACATGCCGGCGCTCGACGCCTCTGACGTGCGTCTGGCGATCGTGGCCAGTACCTGGCACACCCGTATCTGTGATGCCCTGCTGGCCGGGGCCCGCAAAGTTGCCGCCGACGCAGGTATTGCTGAGCCGACCGTGGTGCGGGTGCTCGGGGCCATCGAGATCCCGGTGGTGGCGCAGGAAGTTGCTCGTAACCATGACGCCGTCGTCGCGCTGGGGGTCGTGATCCGCGGTGCCACACCGCATTTCGACTATGTCTGTGATGCAGTGACTCAGGGTCTGACCCGGGTCTCGCTGGACGCGGCGACCCCGGTGGCCAACGGCGTGCTCACCGTCAATGACGAGGCGCAGGCGCTGGACCGTGCTGGACTGCCCGATTCGACCGAGGACAAGGGTGCTCAGGCAGCTGCCGCGGCACTCAGTACGGCGCTGACCCTGCGCGAGCTTCGCGCCGCACTGTGA
- a CDS encoding bifunctional 3,4-dihydroxy-2-butanone-4-phosphate synthase/GTP cyclohydrolase II — protein MTKLDTVERAVADIAAGKAVVVIDDEDRENEGDLIFAAEKATPELVAFMVRYTSGYLCVPLDGAICDRLGLLPMYAVNQDKHGTAYTVTVDAKNNVGTGISASDRATTMRLLADPGSVADDFTRPGHVVPLRAKDGGVLRRPGHTEAAVDLARMAGLQPAGAICEIVSQKDEGAMAQTEELRVFADEHGLALISIADMIEWRRKHEKHIERVAEARIPTRHGEFRAVGYTSIYEDVEHVALVRGEIAGPNNDGDDVLVRVHSECLTGDVFGSRRCDCGPQLDAALAMVAQEGRGVVLYMRGHEGRGIGLLHKLQAYQLQDAGDDTVDANLKLGLPADARDYGIGAQILSDLGVRSMRLLTNNPAKRVGLDGYGLHIIERVPLPVRANSENIRYLLTKRDRMGHELTGLEDFDDSAQLPDEFGGAL, from the coding sequence ATGACGAAGTTGGACACCGTCGAGCGGGCGGTTGCCGACATTGCGGCCGGCAAGGCCGTCGTCGTCATCGACGACGAAGACCGCGAGAATGAAGGCGATCTGATCTTCGCCGCCGAGAAGGCCACCCCCGAACTGGTGGCGTTCATGGTGCGCTACACCTCCGGATATCTGTGTGTGCCCCTGGACGGCGCCATCTGCGACCGGCTGGGCCTGCTGCCGATGTATGCGGTGAACCAGGACAAGCATGGCACTGCCTACACCGTCACCGTCGACGCGAAAAACAATGTCGGAACCGGGATTTCGGCGTCTGACCGGGCCACCACAATGCGTCTGCTCGCAGACCCGGGCAGTGTCGCCGACGACTTCACCCGCCCCGGTCACGTGGTGCCGCTGCGCGCCAAGGACGGCGGGGTACTGCGGCGGCCGGGCCACACCGAGGCCGCGGTCGACCTGGCCCGGATGGCCGGCCTGCAGCCCGCCGGCGCGATCTGCGAGATCGTCAGCCAAAAGGACGAGGGCGCGATGGCCCAGACCGAAGAGCTGCGAGTCTTCGCCGACGAGCACGGCCTGGCCCTGATCTCCATCGCCGACATGATCGAGTGGCGTCGCAAGCACGAAAAGCACATCGAACGGGTCGCTGAAGCCCGCATCCCGACCCGCCACGGCGAGTTCCGGGCGGTCGGCTACACCAGCATCTACGAGGACGTCGAGCATGTCGCGCTGGTCCGCGGCGAGATCGCCGGGCCGAACAACGACGGCGATGATGTGCTCGTTCGCGTGCACTCGGAGTGCCTGACCGGCGATGTTTTCGGCTCCCGGCGCTGTGACTGTGGCCCGCAACTGGATGCGGCGCTGGCGATGGTCGCGCAGGAGGGCCGCGGGGTGGTGCTCTACATGCGTGGCCACGAGGGCCGAGGCATCGGGCTGCTGCACAAACTGCAGGCCTACCAGCTGCAGGACGCCGGCGACGACACCGTCGACGCCAACCTCAAACTGGGCTTGCCGGCCGACGCCCGTGACTACGGAATCGGGGCCCAGATCCTCTCGGACCTCGGTGTTCGTTCGATGCGGTTGCTCACCAACAACCCAGCCAAGCGCGTCGGGCTGGACGGCTACGGCCTGCACATCATCGAGCGGGTGCCACTGCCGGTGCGGGCCAACTCGGAGAACATCCGCTACCTGCTGACCAAGCGTGACCGGATGGGCCATGAACTGACCGGCCTGGAGGACTTCGACGACTCCGCGCAGTTGCCGGACGAGTTCGGCGGGGCGCTGTAG
- a CDS encoding riboflavin synthase yields MFTGIVEELGELVGREDLADAARLVIQGPTVTSDARHGDSIAVNGVCLTVVDVQPGGRFSADVMRETLERSSLGSLQVGSPVNLERAAALNSRLGGHIVQGHVDGTGRVLSRTPGQHWEVVRIGLPASLARYVVEKGSITVDGTSLTVSGLGADPDDFFEVSLIPTTLELTTLGRAPVGTVVNLEVDVIAKYVERLVTKPTE; encoded by the coding sequence ATGTTCACCGGAATCGTCGAGGAGCTGGGCGAGTTGGTCGGCCGCGAGGACCTCGCCGACGCTGCGCGCCTGGTCATCCAGGGCCCCACTGTCACCTCCGACGCGCGCCACGGCGACTCGATCGCCGTCAACGGCGTGTGCCTGACCGTCGTCGATGTGCAGCCTGGCGGCCGGTTCAGCGCCGACGTGATGCGCGAGACGCTGGAGCGGTCCAGCCTGGGATCGTTGCAGGTCGGAAGCCCGGTGAACCTGGAACGTGCGGCCGCTCTGAACAGCAGGCTGGGCGGCCACATCGTGCAGGGCCACGTCGACGGCACCGGGCGGGTGCTGTCCCGCACCCCCGGACAGCACTGGGAAGTGGTGCGGATCGGGCTGCCGGCGTCGCTGGCACGCTACGTGGTGGAGAAGGGCTCGATCACCGTGGACGGAACCTCGCTGACGGTCTCCGGACTAGGTGCTGATCCCGACGACTTCTTTGAAGTCTCGCTGATTCCGACCACCCTGGAACTGACCACCCTGGGCCGGGCGCCGGTCGGCACGGTGGTCAATCTCGAGGTGGACGTGATCGCCAAGTACGTCGAGAGACTGGTGACAAAGCCCACGGAATGA
- a CDS encoding LppX_LprAFG lipoprotein — MSPMRRLLIALATATTAAALFAGCSSKDAGGPLPDATTLVKESATTTANLKSAHLALSVTGQIKNLPVKTLEGDLTTQPTTAAKGSATIMMLGSDVDAKFVVIDGDLYAAITGDDYDNYGSADKIYDVAAILSPEKGLANMLSNLTDAKAAGRDTINGQKAVRVTGNAPADAVNSLAPQLKATAPTPATVWIQEDGDHQLVQAQLNPSAGNAIQMTLSNWNAAVTIEKPAGA; from the coding sequence ATGTCCCCCATGCGCAGACTTCTCATCGCCCTGGCCACCGCGACCACCGCCGCCGCGCTGTTCGCGGGCTGTTCTTCCAAGGATGCCGGCGGACCGTTGCCGGACGCGACGACGCTGGTCAAGGAATCGGCCACCACCACCGCCAACCTCAAGAGCGCCCACCTGGCACTCTCGGTGACCGGCCAGATCAAGAACCTGCCGGTCAAGACCCTTGAGGGTGACCTGACCACCCAGCCGACCACCGCAGCCAAGGGCAGCGCGACCATCATGATGCTGGGCTCGGATGTCGACGCCAAGTTCGTCGTGATCGATGGCGACCTCTACGCGGCGATCACCGGTGATGACTACGACAACTACGGCTCCGCCGACAAGATCTACGACGTTGCCGCGATTCTGAGCCCGGAGAAGGGCTTGGCCAACATGCTGTCCAACCTGACGGACGCGAAGGCCGCCGGCCGCGACACCATCAATGGCCAGAAGGCCGTCCGGGTCACCGGCAACGCGCCCGCCGACGCCGTGAACTCTCTGGCGCCGCAGCTCAAGGCCACCGCCCCGACGCCGGCCACGGTCTGGATCCAGGAGGACGGTGACCACCAGCTGGTTCAGGCCCAGCTCAACCCCAGCGCGGGCAACGCCATCCAGATGACCCTGTCGAACTGGAATGCTGCCGTCACGATTGAGAAGCCGGCGGGAGCGTAA